In Chloroflexota bacterium, one DNA window encodes the following:
- a CDS encoding formylglycine-generating enzyme family protein, with translation MKWVAGGTFLMGSNLKQYPEENPPHHVTVDGFWIDQYQVTVEQFRAFVRETGYKTVAERPLDQSYYPDLDPDQLKPGSMVFAKPEARVSMHTITNWWSWVPGACWKHPEGPGSNVSKREKHPVVHVCWEDVEAYAAWAGKAIPSEAEWEYAARGGLEGAMFTWGDDENPRGRYMANHWQGEFPIQNLRRDGYEGTAPVGSFPANGYGLYDMAGNVWEWTSDFFTPRHPDDISHACCMPTNPRVISPDASYDLNDPGASHIPRRVIKGGSHLCAPNYCLRYRPAARQPQMVESAMAHIGFRCVVRPPRADAESS, from the coding sequence ATGAAATGGGTTGCCGGCGGCACCTTCCTGATGGGCTCGAACCTCAAGCAGTACCCGGAGGAGAATCCACCCCACCATGTGACGGTGGACGGGTTCTGGATCGATCAGTATCAGGTGACGGTCGAGCAGTTCCGCGCGTTCGTGCGGGAGACCGGCTACAAGACAGTCGCCGAGCGGCCCCTGGATCAGAGCTACTACCCGGACCTCGATCCGGACCAGTTGAAGCCGGGCTCGATGGTGTTCGCGAAGCCGGAGGCGCGAGTCAGCATGCACACCATCACGAACTGGTGGTCGTGGGTGCCGGGGGCCTGCTGGAAGCATCCGGAAGGGCCGGGCAGCAACGTCAGCAAGCGCGAGAAGCACCCGGTCGTGCACGTCTGCTGGGAAGACGTGGAGGCGTACGCGGCCTGGGCCGGCAAGGCGATCCCCAGCGAAGCCGAGTGGGAGTACGCGGCGCGCGGCGGCCTCGAAGGCGCGATGTTCACCTGGGGCGACGACGAGAACCCCAGGGGCCGCTACATGGCCAACCACTGGCAGGGCGAGTTCCCGATCCAGAACCTGCGCCGCGACGGCTACGAGGGCACCGCGCCGGTCGGATCGTTCCCGGCCAACGGCTACGGGCTGTATGACATGGCCGGCAACGTCTGGGAATGGACGAGCGACTTCTTCACGCCGCGCCATCCTGACGATATCTCGCACGCTTGCTGCATGCCGACGAACCCACGGGTGATCTCGCCGGACGCCAGCTACGACCTGAACGACCCGGGCGCGTCGCACATCCCGCGCCGCGTCATCAAGGGCGGCTCGCACCTGTGCGCCCCGAACTACTGCCTGCGGTACCGGCCGGCCGCCCGGCAGCCGCAGATGGTCGAGAGCGCGATGGCGCACATCGGGTTCCGTTGCGTGGTGCGGCCACCGCGCGCCGACGCGGAGTCGTCGTAG